GTCAACTACCACGCCGGCGGCAGCAGCATCGCTCCTCGCCGTCGGTTCAACTCACCGGTCTGCACGCGCGGATCCCCACAAGAGCCTGGTCGGCGCTCCCGTCGTAAACTGCCGTGGCGCATCTGGCTTTCCGCCTCCCAATACGTGGGATCCGGCGTCATCACAGGCCGTTACCAGGAGCTTTCGCGGTACTCGTTCCAAACGCGGTTGTAGACTCGCAGCGTATCAGCGGCGATATGCGTCCAACTGAAGTGAGAGTCGACGCGCTTGCGTGCTCGCTTCGCCAGCCGGAGAGCCGTTGCGCGGTCTTGAAGCACGCGCGTTACTCCCCAAGCCAGGCTTTCCGGATTATTGGCCCAGGTAACGGTGCCGGAAAGGTCGTGCTCAACCACTTCCGGCAGACCGCCTGCATCCGACACGACGACAGGCGTGCCGGCGGCCATGGCTTCAAGGGCGACGATGCCGAACGGTTCATAAAGGCTTGGGAAGCAGGCGACATCGGCTACCCGGTAGAGCCTCAGGAGCGCGTCATCGGAGATAAACCCGGTGCAGAACACGTTGCCGCCGACACCAATACTGTGGGCGAGGTCTACAAGATGCTGCCGGTGCCCACCGCCGGCGATCACCAGTTTTACGCCGCCGCTGGCGGAGCGAATCTGCGGCATGGCTTCCACCAGTATCTGCGCTCCCTTTTCGCGCACACCTCGCCCGACAAACAACACCAGCTTTTCGTCTGGAGCTGCAAATCGAAGCCGGAAGTCGGCCGCTTCCGCTGCACTGAAAGGAAAGTGGAACTTTTCGGCGTGTATGCCGTTCGGGATCACGTCGATTTTGTCGCCCGGGCAGTTGAGAGCAAACTCCACCTCGCGGCGCATGAACTCCGCGCAGACGATGACGCGCCACGCCTCGGTTGTGAGCCACACCTCGGTATCGTTGATGTAGTGGTTGGTATCGGTGTGAATGCCCTGGTTTCGCCCGAACTCAGTAGCGTGAATTGTGCCGACCAGCGGTAGTTTGAAGGCATGCTTCAGCTCCACGGCGGCGAAGCTCGCGACCCAGTCGTGGGCATGC
This DNA window, taken from Armatimonadota bacterium, encodes the following:
- a CDS encoding glycosyltransferase family 4 protein; this encodes MRILMLTWEYPPRIVGGIARHVEEISWALAADPTLEVHVVTCDFPGAPAEEVVRGVHIHRVAPYDAPGGHADFFHWLHQLNAAMRDRAWALCHDWLGRKKGRAPIDPKSLGEGEAVLLHAHDWVASFAAVELKHAFKLPLVGTIHATEFGRNQGIHTDTNHYINDTEVWLTTEAWRVIVCAEFMRREVEFALNCPGDKIDVIPNGIHAEKFHFPFSAAEAADFRLRFAAPDEKLVLFVGRGVREKGAQILVEAMPQIRSASGGVKLVIAGGGHRQHLVDLAHSIGVGGNVFCTGFISDDALLRLYRVADVACFPSLYEPFGIVALEAMAAGTPVVVSDAGGLPEVVEHDLSGTVTWANNPESLAWGVTRVLQDRATALRLAKRARKRVDSHFSWTHIAADTLRVYNRVWNEYRESSW